The following are from one region of the uncultured Hyphomonas sp. genome:
- a CDS encoding MFS transporter has product MDQPVDAVSADLGESLQDTPRLGQMAPRVSTLYASVYLHYGYLSFLPLWLGSTGSTPGEIGTLMAIPLILRLLTVAPFSAWTGRHGWVRNGLAVTAFGSAILIAMLPEAHGHLARILLVVAFGMVWDQIPVLTDAYAVMAVRSQRLDFGRLRVWGSIAVIISNLSAGWLLDRLGILSLPYLVAGFLLLPTFACFLLPPDRTMMQDSPDAGGGWRELLSDKVLIASFAAVSLIVGSHGVLNNFGAIQWSAAGISEGQIGMLNAVAVVSELITFTFGARLLGRRDPRWMIALAAVAASIRWLIIASNPGVPVLFGAQLLQGVSATGAILAPMLMIARRLPTRLVPRAQGLNAVLLGAVLAFVTAGSGLLWQQGVIIAYLAMVALCLIAIPVLFAFRDAREPE; this is encoded by the coding sequence ATGGATCAGCCGGTGGACGCAGTTTCGGCGGATTTGGGGGAATCCCTTCAGGATACGCCGCGCCTGGGACAGATGGCGCCCCGTGTTTCGACGCTCTATGCCAGCGTTTACCTTCACTATGGATATCTGTCCTTCCTGCCCTTGTGGCTCGGTTCGACGGGGTCGACGCCGGGTGAGATCGGGACGCTGATGGCGATCCCGTTGATCCTGCGCTTGCTGACGGTTGCGCCCTTCTCGGCCTGGACGGGCCGGCATGGCTGGGTCCGCAACGGACTGGCGGTCACGGCGTTTGGATCAGCCATCCTGATCGCGATGCTGCCAGAGGCACACGGTCACCTGGCCAGAATATTGTTGGTCGTTGCCTTCGGGATGGTCTGGGATCAGATTCCAGTGCTGACGGACGCCTATGCCGTCATGGCGGTGCGGAGCCAGCGGCTGGACTTTGGGCGTTTGCGCGTCTGGGGTTCCATTGCCGTCATCATATCGAATCTGAGCGCGGGCTGGTTGCTCGACCGGCTGGGGATTCTGAGCCTGCCTTATCTTGTCGCCGGCTTCCTGCTTCTCCCGACCTTCGCATGCTTCCTGCTGCCGCCCGACCGGACCATGATGCAGGACTCACCGGATGCCGGGGGCGGCTGGCGGGAATTGCTCAGCGACAAAGTGCTGATTGCATCGTTCGCCGCCGTCTCACTGATTGTGGGAAGTCATGGTGTGCTCAACAATTTTGGAGCAATCCAGTGGTCAGCTGCCGGCATCTCAGAAGGGCAGATCGGCATGCTGAACGCGGTGGCCGTGGTCTCCGAACTCATCACGTTTACATTTGGCGCACGGCTTCTCGGCCGGAGAGACCCCCGCTGGATGATTGCCCTTGCGGCTGTTGCTGCCTCGATCCGTTGGCTGATTATCGCAAGTAATCCGGGTGTGCCGGTCCTCTTTGGGGCTCAGCTTTTGCAGGGCGTTTCCGCGACCGGGGCCATCCTTGCCCCTATGTTGATGATCGCGCGCCGCCTGCCGACACGTCTCGTGCCGCGTGCCCAGGGCCTGAATGCCGTGTTACTGGGGGCAGTCCTCGCTTTCGTCACGGCAGGTTCGGGCTTGCTGTGGCAGCAGGGCGTCATCATTGCCTACCTGGCGATGGTCGCCCTGTGCCTGATCGCGATACCCGTTCTGTTCGCGTTCCGCGATGCGCGGGAGCCGGAATAG